In a single window of the Scyliorhinus canicula chromosome 1, sScyCan1.1, whole genome shotgun sequence genome:
- the LOC119967542 gene encoding interferon-induced protein 44-like, producing MRIHSDDISIIKGHVPKKYQFNTTSPIQTVTRGYIKSVTIGGRIHCVVYVLDASKPTLLSPEMEKKICTIQSQINDLEIPQVVLLTKVDEACPLVGEDLRNVYRSEHIEQKVLEVGKKLSVPVSCIFPVKNYWLDIMCEDVMDILILSALLQMLRYADDYFENLDD from the coding sequence ATGCGGATACACAGTGATGATATCAGCATCATCAAAGGACATGTTCCTAAAAAATATCAGTTTAACACAACTTCCCCCATTCAAACTGTTACAAGAGGCTACATTAAGTCAGTAACTATTGGTGGGAGGATACACTGTGTTGTATATGTTCTTGATGCAAGCAAACCCACCCTGCTGTCCCCtgaaatggaaaagaaaatatgCACCATTCAATCACAGATTAATGATCTGGAGATACCACAAGTTGTTTTATTAACCAAAGTGGATGAAGCATGTCCGTTGGTTGGGGAAGACCTAAGAAATGTTTATCGGAGTGAACACATTGAACAAAAGGTACTGGAAGTTGGAAAAAAGCTCAGTGTGCCAGTTTCGTGCATCTTTCCTGTGAAAAATTATTGGTTAGATATTATGTGTGAAGATGTTATGGACATTTTAATACTTTCTGCACTGCTACAGATGTTACGATATGCAGATGATTATTTTGAGAATCTGGATGACTAA